AGTATTTCACCATCAATTTAACAGAGCATATTAGGTAACAAGTTACTCTCCAcctgttaaaaacggaatggctCTGCGTTTCGCCACACAATCCTTGGCCAAATTGGCCAGCCGCCATCCTTGTGCAGTTCTAAGTCGAAGTTTGACCCATTATCCTGTGAATGACAATATTTATGGGCTCGATGAGGAAAAACAACAGTTGCGTGAAACTGCTtttaatttcttccaaaaaGAGCTGGCCCCTCATGCCAAGGACATAGACAAAAATGATAATTATCCGTAAGTTTTTTGGGTAATGAGATTATTTGGAAAGCAAGTGATCATCGACGTTTTTCCAATCACTTTTAGTGATATTCGAAACTTTTGGAAGAAGATGGGAGACTTGGGATTCTTGGGTATCACTGCCCCACCAGAATATGGTGGCACTGGTGGTTCCTACTTGGATCATTGCATAATTATGGAGGAAATTTCAAGGTTTGTACAAGACACAAAAAATGGACCTTAAAACGTGTtggatgtaaaatcgtaaatattgTTTGTGTAGGGCTGCTGGTGGCATTGCATTATCCTATGGAGCTCATTCCAACTTGTGTGTCAACCAATTGACCAAAAACGGTACACCTGAACAAAAGGAAATGTATTTACCTAAACTTTGTAGCGGTGAGCATATTGGCGGCTTAGCAATGTCTGAACCTGGCGCTGGTTCCGATGTTGTTTCTATGAAATTGCGTGCAGAACGCAAGGgagattattacgttttaaatgGCACGAAATTCTGGATAACCAATGGTTCAGTTGCAAATACTTTAATTGTTTATGCAAAAACAGGTACTACAGGCCCAGATCAACATCGCATTACTGCTTTCATTATTGATACTGCTTCCGAGGGATTTAGTGTTGcccaaaaattggataaattggGCATGCGTGGTAGTCCTACATGTGAATTGGTTTTTGAAAATCTTAAAGTACCTGCCAAAAACATATTGGGCCAAGAAAACAAAGGTGTCTATGTCTTGATGTCTGGTTTGGACTTTGAACGTTTGGTATTGGCTGCTGGGCCTGTAGGTCTTATGCAAGCTGCCATAGATACGGCATTCGATTATGCCCATCAACGTAAGCAGAAAGGTCAATTCATTGGTGAATTCCAATTGATGCAAGGTAAAATGGCCGATATGTATACAACCCTAAGTGCTTGCCGCTCTTATTTGTATAGTGTGGCAAGAGCTTGTGATGCTGGTCACAATAGCTCAAAGGATTGTGCTGGTGTTATTCTCTATTGTGCCGAAAAAGCCACTCAAGTTGCTTTAGAGGCTATACAAATTTTGGGTGGAAATGGTTATATCAATGAATACCCTACTGGCCGTATAATGAGAGATGCCAAACTTTATGAAATAGGAGCTGGTACATCCGAAATTCGTCGTTGGCTAATTGGACGCCaattaaatttggaatataagtaaaatatggaaatgtaAACTTTTTCTATTGTGCAAGCATATGTGATCGAGCTAATTATAGTGAATGTAGATAAGAAAGTTTAAAACGtatattattttacatttttttcgtaaaCAAGTTATTAACATTTAATCTATTTGATAACGAAGCTAGAAAATATACCAATAATGTACTACAAATCGCTATGCATAAATTATGTTTGTTCATTTGATGTTATaattacattaatttttttttttactcgaCCGCATATGTTTTAGTTATAATATTTAGCTCgaaagcaaaatttaaattttcacccGCAAGACTTCCAAAtgcatttattgttatttttactattttttttgtgtttcttaCGTCAAACGTATTTACATGTATTTTGCGTatttcgatttaatttttatattcaaaaatatattcatactgaaaacgaattttatacagtaaagtttatttttcttttaagaaGTCTCCGAATCCATTGGTATGCAATAGAGCTCGACCTATCACACTCACAGTCGATGCTTCGACTTcggcattcggccaaaaatcgataatcggctgttgtgtattgaaattgaatataaCACGCGTTAAATAAGATTAAcaataatattaattatttattcaatAATGGTTACAATGGAAAGATGTTGTACAATTGAAGTATTGGATACGAATGAATATTCCATGATAAAAGATTACATTATAGTGAGAGAATAAAAAGTAACGAGTGTAAATACGGGTTCTGTTAGTAACAGATACGAGATACTATTACATAGAATAACAAGGTTACCATGTCCATTAGCGACACTATATCGGCCTTCGGCGTCAAGAGGCCGATTAgccgaagctttttgaataatttattttatattgaatttgtctcagtcaaaacacccagtacaaataaaatgtaaaacgagtaaggaaagtctaaagtcgggcggggccgactatattataccctgcaccactttgtagatctaaattttcgataccgtcaaatgtgttgggtgctatttataaaggtttgtcccaaatacatacatttaaatatcactcgatttggacagaatttgatagacttttacaaaatctatagactcaaaatttaagttggctaatgcactagggtggaacacaattttagtaaaaaactatgggaaacatttaaatctgaagcaaatttaaggaaacttcgaaaagtttatttatgatttatcgcttgatatatatgtattagaagtttaggaaaattagag
This is a stretch of genomic DNA from Haematobia irritans isolate KBUSLIRL chromosome 4, ASM5000362v1, whole genome shotgun sequence. It encodes these proteins:
- the LOC142236536 gene encoding isovaleryl-CoA dehydrogenase, mitochondrial → MALRFATQSLAKLASRHPCAVLSRSLTHYPVNDNIYGLDEEKQQLRETAFNFFQKELAPHAKDIDKNDNYPDIRNFWKKMGDLGFLGITAPPEYGGTGGSYLDHCIIMEEISRAAGGIALSYGAHSNLCVNQLTKNGTPEQKEMYLPKLCSGEHIGGLAMSEPGAGSDVVSMKLRAERKGDYYVLNGTKFWITNGSVANTLIVYAKTGTTGPDQHRITAFIIDTASEGFSVAQKLDKLGMRGSPTCELVFENLKVPAKNILGQENKGVYVLMSGLDFERLVLAAGPVGLMQAAIDTAFDYAHQRKQKGQFIGEFQLMQGKMADMYTTLSACRSYLYSVARACDAGHNSSKDCAGVILYCAEKATQVALEAIQILGGNGYINEYPTGRIMRDAKLYEIGAGTSEIRRWLIGRQLNLEYK